A genome region from Tachyglossus aculeatus isolate mTacAcu1 chromosome 1, mTacAcu1.pri, whole genome shotgun sequence includes the following:
- the LOC119933141 gene encoding coiled-coil domain-containing protein 130-like: MGERKGVNKYYPPDFDPSKHGSLNWYQNSHPLRERARKLSQGVLIIPFEMPYNIWCDGCKNHIGMGVRYNAEKKKAGNYYTTPIYRFRMKCHLCINYIKMQSDPTNCDYVIVSGAQRKEECWDMEDNEQILTTEGEEKKKLETDAMFRLEHGTADRGKLHKAVPTLSNIQEAQSAWKDDFALNSMLRRKFREEKKVIKEDEEKDLALQTKASLSIPLVREPEEDRKLAALFKYHSLDSYEAKQKLKRTEISGRPWFSPTSTPGSDSKANDVLKKLAIGRKPSTSNLSLGVSNLGIILQKSKEECENPAGDFLSSRVLEALGASEGEESSWEVVQNSFCGPTNPECPQETESKTAPSTTSISSSLVADYSDTESD; the protein is encoded by the coding sequence ATGGGTGAAAGAAAAGGGGTAAACAAGTATTACCCTCCTGACTTCGATCCATCCAAGCATGGCTCTCTTAATTGGTACCAGAATAGCCACCCTCTGCGGGAGAGAGCACGGAAGCTCTCACAGGGCGTCCTTATCATTCCGTTTGAGATGCCCTACAACATCTGGTGCGATGGCTGTAAAAACCACATCGGCATGGGTGTGCGTTACAATGCCGAAAAGAAGAAGGCTGGAAATTACTACACCACACCAATCTACAGGTTCCGGATGAAGTgtcacctctgcatcaactataTCAAAATGCAGAGCGACCCCACCAACTGTGACTACGTGATCGTGAGTGGCGCCCAGCGGAAGGAGGAGTGCTGGGACATGGAGGATAATGAACAGATCTTAACcacggagggagaggagaagaagaagttgGAGACGGATGCCATGTTCCGCCTAGAGCACGGCACGGCCGACCGCGGGAAGCTGCACAAGGCCGTTCCCACCCTGTCAAATATTCAGGAGGCCCAGAGCGCCTGGAAGGATGATTTTGCCCTCAACAGCATGCTGAGGCGGAAGtttagggaagaaaaaaaagtcatcaaggaggatgaagagaaggatCTGGCTCTGCAAACCAAGGCGAGTCTCAGCATCCCCCTGGTCCGGGAGCCCGAGGAGGATAGGAAGCTGGCTGCCTTATTCAAGTACCACAGCCTAGACTCTTACGAGGCCAAACAGAAACTGAAACGGACCGAGATCTCCGGCCGCCCCTGGTTCTCTCCAACCTCAACGCCTGGGTCGGACAGCAAAGCCAACGATGTCCTGAAGAAGCTGGCCATTGGCAGGAAACCCTCAACCAGCAATCTCTCCCTTGGAGTGAGCAACCTGGGCATCATCCTGCAGAAATCCAAGGAGGAGTGCGAGAACCCGGCAGGGGATTTTTTGTCCAGCCGTGTCCTAGAAGCCCTCGGGGCgagtgagggagaagagagctcttgggaagtggtcCAGAACAGCTTCTGTGGCCCAACGAACCCAGAGTGCCCTCAAGAAACAGAGTCCAAGACGGCCCCTAGCACCACTAGCATCAGCTCTTCCTTAGTTGCGGATTACTCGGACACCGAAAGTGACTGA